From one Pagrus major chromosome 21, Pma_NU_1.0 genomic stretch:
- the LOC141017006 gene encoding myocilin-like: MWLQVFFLCLSCLTLPSQIQAQASLRRANDQAGRCHYTFTVASPEESSCTGSSTNPEMDGVLSRLTLLEALVSRLIAGEDGGAGAGIRANGEEALQEAYTQVTGEKNQLQQDKESLNRQVLELQRRLDELSQEAESLRQRPCKQTHTSGGTQRENRPASDPAYDLGNGAYQEMKAEVTEVPASHLIPEGNHNFTGCGELQSVGDPVVHRKADSITGKYGVWLQDPEPQAPYYTNRTVWRIDTVGKDVRQLFAYEDMDQFAKGFPMKVLVLPEPVESTGATMYRGSLYYQRKRSRTLIRYDLASESLASRHDLPHAGYHGQHPYSWGGYTDIDLAADEQGLWAIYSTSKAKGAIVISQLDPESLKVMKSWETNIRKNTVANAFMVCGRLYTVASYTAPNTTVNYEFDTATGVGRAVAVPFKNKYRYNSMVDYNHAQRKLYSWDNFHMVTYDIRLGRAGHGSS, from the exons ATGTGGCTCCAGGTGTTTTTCCTGTGTCTCTCCTGCTTGACTCTGCCCAGCCAAATCCAGGCCCAAGCCTCTTTACGCCGCGCCAATGACCAAGCCGGGCGCTGCCACTACACCTTCACCGTGGCCAGTCCAGAGGAGTCCAGCTGCACTGGAAGCAGCACAAATCCAGAGATGGATGGAGTCTTGTCCCGACTAACTCTGCTGGAGGCTTTGGTCAGCAGGCTCATAGCAGGAGAGGACGGAGGAGCCGGGGCTGGCATCAGAGCTAACGGTGAAGAGGCTCTCCAGGAGGCTTACACACAGGTTACAGGGGAGAAAAACCAGCTACAGCAGGACAAGGAGAGTCTGAACAGGCAGGTactggagctgcagaggaggcTGGACGAGCTGAGTCAGGAGGCAGAGAGCCTCAGGCAGAGACCCTGCAAGCAGACGCACACCTCAGGGGGAACGCAGCGTGAAAATAGACCTGCCAGTG aCCCTGCATATGATTTGGGGAATGGTGCGTACCAGGAGATGAAGGCTGAGGTTACAGAGGTTCCAGCGTCCCACCTCATTCCTGAAGGGAATCACAACTTCACAG gcTGTGGAGAGCTTCAGTCAGTGGGAGATCCTGTGGTGCACAGGAAGGCTGACAGTATCACAGGGAAGTATGGGGTGTGGTTGCAGGATCCCGAGCCCCAGGCCCCTTATTACACCAACAGGACAGTGTGGCGCATCGACACAGTAGGTAAAGATGTCCGTCAGCTCTTTGCGTATGAAGACATGGATCAGTTTGCCAAAGGCTTCCCCATGAAAGTCCTAGTCCTGCCAGAGCCTGTGGAGAGCACGGGGGCCACCATGTACCGCGGCTCCCTCTACTACCAGCGCAAACGCAGCCGTACCCTGATCCGTTACGACCTGGCATCAGAGAGCTTGGCCTCACGCCATGACTTGCCTCACGCCGGCTACCACGGCCAACACCCTTACTCCTGGGGCGGCTACACTGACATCGACCTGGCGGCGGACGAGCAGGGCCTGTGGGCGATCTACAGCACAAGCAAGGCCAAGGGCGCAATCGTGATCTCCCAGTTGGACCCCGAGAGCCTGAAAGTGATGAAAAGCTGGGAGACCAACATCAGGAAGAACACAGTGGCCAATGCTTTCATGGTGTGCGGACGTCTGTACACGGTGGCCAGCTACACCGCGCCCAACACCACCGTCAACTATGAGTTCGACACGGCCACCGGCGTGGGGCGGGCTGTCGCCGTGCCATTCAAGAACAAGTACCGTTACAACAGCATGGTGGACTACAACCACGCCCAGAGGAAGCTGTACTCCTGGGACAACTTCCACATGGTCACCTATGACATCAGACTGGGCCGGGCTGGACATGGCAGCAGTtaa
- the LOC141016577 gene encoding dynamin-1-like, whose amino-acid sequence MGNRGMEDLIPLVNKLQDAFSSIGQACNLDLPQIAVVGGQSAGKSSVLENFVGRDFLPRGSGIVTRRPLVLQLISATAEWGEFLHCKGKKFTDFDEIRQEIEAETDRITGANKGISPVPINLRVYSPHVLNLTLIDLPGITKVPVGDQPVDIEQQIRDMIMQFICRESCLILAVTPANTDLANSDALKLAKDVDPQGMRTIGVITKLDLMDEGTDARDVLENKLLPLRRGYIGVVNRSQKDIDGKKDIKAALEAERKFFLSHPSYRHMADKMGTPRLQRVLNEQLTNHIRDTLPGFRSKLQSQLLALDKEAEEYRGYRPDDPSRKTKQLLQMVQQFSVDFEKRIEGSGDQVDTVELSGGAKINRIFHERFPFELVKMECDEKEMRREISYAIKNIHGIRTGLFTPDMAFEAIVKKQIIKLKGPCVKCVDMVIQELINTVRQCSTKLECFPMLREETERIVTSHIRDRESRAKDQVLLLIDVQLSYINTNHEDFIGFANAQQRSSQTNKSQSSAGNQVIRKGWLTINNISIMKGGAKEYWFVLTAESLSWFKDDEEKEKKYMLPLDNLKVRDVEKSFMSSKHIFCIFNTESRNVYKDNRTLELACDSQEDVESWKSSLLRAGVYPEKVTTVESETTSTSDNFSMDPQLERKVETIRNLVDSYMAIVNKCIRDLMPKTIMHLMINNVKEFINAELLAQLYSAGDQNALMDESQEQAQRRDEVLRTHQALKEALGIIGDISTSTITVPVPPPVDTSWMGGQGGRRSPPASPTAPRRMSSGQRPAPRGAPPPPNRPGPLGPFNNSADSPQAPSRPNRAPPSIPSRRPPPSPTRQAPP is encoded by the exons ATGGGAAACCGTGGCATGGAGGACCTTATCCCGTTGgtcaacaagctgcaggatgCCTTCAGCTCCATCGGGCAGGCCTGCAACCTGGACCTGCCGCAGATCGCGGTGGTCGGCGGCCAGAGCGCAGGGAAAAGCTCGGTGCTGGAGAACTTTGTCGGCAG GGACTTTCTGCCCCGTGGATCTGGTATTGTCACCCGCAGGCCCCTGGTTCTGCAGCTTATCAGTGCCACTGCAG AATGGGGCGAATTCCTCCACTGCAAAGGGAAGAAGTTCACGGATTTCGACGAGATTCGCCAAGAGATCGAGGCAGAGACGGACCGCATCACGGGGGCCAACAAAGGCATATCTCCCGTCCCCATCAACCTGCGGGTTTACTCCCCTCACG TGCTGAACCTGACTCTCATCGACCTGCCGGGGATCACCAAGGTGCCGGTCGGGGACCAGCCCGTGGACATCGAGCAGCAGATTAGGGACATGATTATGCAGTTCATCTGCAGAGAAAGCTGCCTGATCCTGGCCGTCACTCCGGCCAACACTGACCTGGCCAACTCTGACGCTCTCAAACTCGCAAAGGACGTCGATCCTCAGG GTATGAGGACTATTGGAGTGATCACCAAACTGGATTTGATGGACGAGGGCACAGACGCTCGAGATGTACTGGAGAACAAACTGCTGCCGCTACGAAGAG GTTATATCGGAGTGGTGAATCGCAGTCAGAAAGACATCGATGGGAAGAAAGATATCAAGGCGGCTCTGGAGGCTGAGAGGAAGTTCTTCTTGTCCCACCCGTCGTACAGGCACATGGCTGACAAGATGGGCACCCCACGGCTGCAGAGAGTGCTCAACGAG CAACTGACCAACCATATCCGGGACACGCTGCCAGGGTTCCGTAGCAAGCTGCAGTCCCAGCTGTTGGCTCTGGACAAGGAGGCCGAGGAATACCGGGGATACCGACCTGATGACCCGTCCCgcaaaacaaagcagctgttGCA GATGGTGCAGCAGTTCTCTGTGGACTTTGAGAAAAGGATCGAGGGTTCAGGGGATCAGGTGGACACCGTGGAGCTGTCTGGTGGAGCCAAAATCAACCGAATCTTTCACGAGCGTTTCCCCTTTGAACTGGTCAAG ATGGAGTGTGATGAGAAGGAGATGCGTCGGGAGATCAGTTATGCCATCAAGAACATCCACGGTATCAG GACTGGACTTTTCACCCCAGACATGGCGTTTGAGGCCATCGTGAAGAAGCAGATCATAAAGCTGAAGGGGCCCTGCGTCAAGTGTGTGGACATGGTCATCCAGGAACTGATCAACACCGTGCGTCAGTGCTCCACCAAG cTGGAATGCTTCCCAATGCTGCgtgaggaaacagagagaatCGTGACGTCTCACATCCGAGACAGAGAGAGTCGGGCCAAGGACCAG GTTCTGCTGTTGATAGACGTCCAGCTCTCTTACATCAACACTAACCACGAAGACTTCATTGGCTTTGCTAA TGCGCAGCAGAGGAGCAGTCAGACTAATAAGAGCCAGAGTTCAGCGGGAAATCAG GTCATCCGCAAAGGCTGGCTGAccatcaacaacatcagcatCATGAAGGGAGGAGCCAAAGAGTACTGGTTTGTGCTGACCGCCGAGAGCCTCTCCTGGTTCAAGGATGATGAG gagaaggagaagaagtacATGCTCCCTCTGGACAACCTGAAGGTCCGCGATGTGGAGAAGAGTTTCATGTCCAGCAAGCACATATTCTGTATTTTCAATACGGAGTCAAG GAATGTGTACAAGGATAATCGCACCCTGGAGTTGGCTTGTGACTCTCAGGAAGATGTGGAAAGCTGGAAGTCATCTCTCCTACGTGCTGGCGTCTATCCTGAGAAGGTCACTACG GTTGAGAGTGAGACCACCTCCACCTCAGATAACTTCTCTATGGACCCTCAGCTGGAGCGTAAAGTGGAGACCATCCGTAACCTGGTGGACTCCTACATGGCGATCGTCAACAAGTGCATCCGGGACCTCATGCCCAAGACCATCATGCATCTCATGATCAACAAT GTGAAGGAGTTCATCAATGCAGAGCTGTTGGCCCAGCTATACTCTGCAGGTGACCAGAACGCCCTGATGGACGAGTCCCAGGAGCAGGCCCAGAGGAGGGACGAGGTGCTGAGGACCCACCAGGCCCTGAAGGAGGCGCTGGGCATCATCGGTGATATCTCCACATCCACCATCACTGTCCCCGTACctccgcctgttgacacatcCTGGATGGGAGGCCAAGGTGGTCGCAG GTCACCTCCAGCCAGCCCCACCGCCCCAAGGAGGATGTCTTCAGGCCAGCGCCCGGCTCCCCGGGGGGCCCCGCCACCACCAAACCGCCCAGGACCCCTGGGGCCCTTTAATAACAGTGCTGACAGTCCTCAGGCTCCCAGCCGCCCTAACAGGGCTCCTCCTAGCATCCCCAG CCGGCGACCTCCACCATCTCCTACAAGACAAGCCCCACCATAA